In the genome of Methylophaga nitratireducenticrescens, one region contains:
- the dinG gene encoding ATP-dependent DNA helicase DinG yields the protein MIDEIFTSINKLMPDFKARPQQVEMSRFIHQRLQQSQNRMAVVEAPTGVGKTLAYLSGAIETALNSKKLLVISTATVNLQQQLIQKDLPQFSAALPQPIRFMQIKGRRRYVCPSKLAQLATTPEQQDLTLDVDQKYQQVLRQTQAKNLFQDWDEHRWDGDRDSRTDAIDPALWHEVSTDSEGCAGKSCRYFISCPYYLLRKEMQLAQVVVVNHDLLLSDADLGGGLVLPNPEELILVFDEAHNLPQKALGHAAKALNFVQLYQTVETADSLMKKLPTALAFRQHDFGYMFKEIRQDLPAIINLLQQLLDILGSDATVNEMLEGRISEPRIFWGSPLLNALFIPCQKLLQHANSIYKHFSLIGKWIKEGLEKTQLSNKVGEALLPQVGTVQNIFGYLIDFMALFLDEDKAERPPNVRWLAQEQFAKQQTLVIHAGPMTAAGFLDRSLWQRAYGVVMTSATLRGMGLFQRFRADCGLQRYDEKHFLALPSPFKYQQQAVLKLPMMQYLPNENLPQWQQEVANQLKLIIDIQAATLVLFTSRQVMLQVYKQLPLSLKNLILLQGDQLSPKNMIVKHIQRIEAGRGSIIFGMDRFAEGVDLPGNLCTHVIITKLPFPVFTRPIEQARQEWIIKRGGQPFISLSLPAVSVKLIQACGRLLRKETDSGQITILDRRLLTKNYGKQLLSHLPDYQVITE from the coding sequence GTGATTGATGAAATCTTCACCAGCATCAATAAGTTGATGCCGGATTTTAAAGCCAGACCGCAACAAGTCGAAATGAGTCGCTTTATCCATCAGCGGCTGCAACAGTCGCAAAATAGAATGGCGGTAGTGGAAGCACCAACCGGCGTGGGGAAAACGCTGGCATATCTCAGCGGTGCAATCGAAACAGCTTTGAACAGTAAAAAATTGCTGGTTATCAGTACCGCAACCGTTAATCTGCAACAGCAATTGATTCAGAAAGATCTGCCACAGTTTTCAGCGGCTTTGCCACAACCGATCCGTTTTATGCAGATCAAAGGCCGTCGCCGTTATGTCTGTCCGAGTAAACTGGCACAACTGGCGACCACACCAGAACAGCAGGATTTAACGCTGGATGTGGATCAAAAGTATCAGCAGGTATTGAGGCAAACCCAAGCGAAGAATCTGTTCCAGGATTGGGATGAACATCGCTGGGATGGTGATCGGGATAGCCGTACCGATGCCATTGATCCGGCTCTCTGGCATGAAGTATCCACTGATTCAGAAGGCTGTGCAGGTAAGAGTTGTCGGTATTTTATAAGCTGTCCTTATTATTTGCTGCGTAAAGAAATGCAGCTGGCGCAGGTTGTAGTGGTCAATCACGATTTATTGCTCAGTGATGCTGATTTGGGCGGCGGGCTGGTTTTGCCCAATCCTGAAGAGCTGATCCTGGTGTTTGATGAAGCACATAATCTGCCACAAAAGGCGCTGGGACATGCTGCCAAAGCCTTGAACTTTGTCCAGCTATATCAAACCGTCGAAACCGCTGACAGTCTAATGAAAAAGCTGCCCACTGCTTTGGCTTTCCGGCAACATGATTTTGGCTATATGTTTAAGGAAATTCGTCAGGATTTACCTGCCATCATCAATCTGCTGCAACAGCTGTTGGATATCCTTGGCAGTGATGCCACAGTAAATGAAATGCTGGAAGGTCGTATCAGTGAGCCACGTATTTTCTGGGGCAGTCCATTACTTAATGCCTTGTTTATTCCCTGCCAGAAGCTGTTACAGCACGCCAATTCCATCTATAAACATTTTTCGCTGATTGGCAAATGGATTAAAGAAGGACTGGAGAAAACCCAGTTAAGTAATAAAGTCGGTGAAGCACTGCTACCACAGGTGGGAACGGTACAGAATATTTTTGGTTATCTGATTGATTTTATGGCGCTGTTTCTCGATGAGGATAAAGCCGAACGTCCACCCAATGTGCGCTGGCTGGCACAGGAACAGTTTGCCAAACAGCAAACGCTTGTGATTCATGCCGGGCCGATGACAGCGGCAGGTTTTCTGGATCGCAGTTTATGGCAACGTGCTTATGGAGTGGTGATGACATCAGCCACTTTACGGGGCATGGGATTGTTTCAACGTTTCCGGGCTGATTGTGGCTTGCAACGTTACGATGAAAAACACTTTCTGGCGCTACCGTCACCGTTTAAATATCAGCAACAGGCGGTGTTAAAACTGCCGATGATGCAGTATTTACCCAATGAAAATCTGCCGCAATGGCAGCAGGAAGTTGCCAACCAACTCAAATTAATTATTGACATTCAAGCGGCGACGCTGGTGCTATTCACTTCAAGGCAGGTGATGTTGCAGGTGTATAAGCAATTGCCATTGTCATTGAAAAATTTGATTCTTTTACAAGGCGATCAGCTGTCGCCCAAAAATATGATTGTCAAACATATACAGCGGATTGAAGCGGGACGGGGCAGCATTATTTTTGGGATGGATCGGTTTGCAGAAGGAGTCGATTTGCCCGGTAATTTATGCACCCATGTCATCATTACTAAACTACCATTTCCGGTATTTACCCGCCCGATTGAACAGGCACGTCAGGAGTGGATCATAAAACGTGGCGGTCAGCCGTTTATCAGTTTGTCATTACCGGCGGTCAGCGTGAAGTTGATTCAAGCCTGTGGTCGATTGTTACGAAAAGAAACTGATTCCGGACAAATAACCATTCTGGATCGTCGGTTGTTGACTAAAAATTATGGCAAACAATTACTCTCGCATTTACCGGATTATCAAGTAATAACCGAATAA
- a CDS encoding 2-hydroxyacid dehydrogenase gives MKPTHVAVFSAKPYDQAYLTQMADERVSLCFYEMVLNPMTAALAKDAEVVSAFVNDDISAETLKILAENGTRLIALRCAGVNQVDLTAADKLGITVVNVPAYSPYAVAEHTIALMLALSRKIPRAYNRVRDGNFSLDGLLGFDFFGKTAGIIGGGKIGLLVAERLRAFGCQVLIYEPHNAILAKQAGFDVVTLDSLLGQSDIISLHCPLNDATHHIINAASLRLTKPGVMLINTSRGALLDTVAVLDALKALHIGYLGIDVYEQEGSLFFEDHSTDIIQDDIFQRLLTFPNVLVTGHQAYFTREALQHIAQTTLQNIDDFMTGNALKNRVDIR, from the coding sequence ATGAAACCAACTCATGTCGCGGTATTTAGCGCAAAACCCTATGATCAGGCCTATCTCACGCAAATGGCCGATGAGCGAGTGTCTTTATGTTTTTATGAAATGGTATTAAATCCAATGACGGCAGCATTGGCCAAAGATGCAGAAGTGGTCAGTGCGTTTGTTAATGACGATATTTCGGCTGAAACGCTTAAAATCTTGGCAGAAAACGGTACCCGTTTAATCGCGTTACGCTGTGCCGGGGTTAATCAGGTTGATTTAACGGCTGCTGACAAGCTTGGTATAACCGTCGTCAATGTGCCAGCCTATTCACCCTATGCTGTCGCGGAACATACCATTGCGCTGATGTTGGCATTAAGTCGCAAAATACCGCGGGCATATAATCGGGTTCGCGATGGTAATTTTTCTCTGGATGGTTTGCTGGGGTTTGATTTCTTCGGTAAAACCGCGGGCATTATCGGTGGCGGTAAAATTGGTTTATTGGTCGCTGAGCGATTGCGGGCATTTGGTTGCCAGGTTTTAATTTATGAACCACATAACGCTATACTGGCCAAACAAGCAGGTTTTGACGTAGTGACACTCGACAGCTTGCTCGGTCAAAGCGATATTATCAGCCTCCATTGTCCATTAAATGATGCAACGCATCATATTATCAATGCTGCCAGTCTCAGGCTGACCAAACCAGGCGTAATGCTGATAAATACCAGTCGTGGAGCCTTATTGGATACAGTTGCCGTATTGGATGCCCTGAAAGCTTTGCATATTGGTTATCTGGGAATAGATGTTTACGAACAGGAGGGCAGTCTGTTTTTTGAAGATCATTCCACCGATATTATTCAGGACGATATATTCCAGCGTTTATTGACCTTTCCGAATGTGCTGGTTACCGGTCACCAGGCCTATTTCACCCGGGAAGCATTGCAGCATATCGCTCAGACAACTTTGCAGAACATTGATGATTTTATGACGGGTAATGCACTGAAAAACCGCGTGGACATACGTTAA
- a CDS encoding 1-phosphofructokinase family hexose kinase, with protein MTPSSGNIRVLCLNPALDVTYHVKKLIPDQKSRSDAARHDPGGNGINIGRALFRMQVDATTYCVIAGSVGEILQDMLVEQLPHVMFHPVSGQTRINSTVIELDTQSQFQITDAGTPVPAAQLTQLVENFADAVGNGYGILSGSCQPHIPVSLYADLVNKIQQQGGCAVVDSHGETLRLAIEAKPFLIKPNLYELETLLQIKLNTIEAIAECARQLQLSGVTHVCVSLGDQGALLVSPKNSFYAKALSVPVNTTVGAGDSMVAGLVAGFSFDEQPETALRYGIACGAGTVMHAGTELFQGHELADFRQQVMIQTLDI; from the coding sequence ATGACGCCTTCATCGGGAAACATTCGTGTTTTATGTCTAAACCCTGCGTTGGATGTGACCTATCATGTCAAAAAGTTAATTCCCGACCAAAAGTCACGTTCCGATGCTGCCCGCCATGATCCGGGGGGTAATGGTATCAATATTGGCCGGGCTTTGTTTCGTATGCAGGTGGATGCAACAACGTACTGTGTCATTGCCGGTTCAGTTGGCGAAATTCTGCAAGACATGCTTGTTGAACAGCTGCCCCATGTCATGTTTCATCCTGTCTCAGGGCAGACGCGCATTAACAGCACGGTCATTGAACTTGATACACAATCTCAATTTCAAATCACTGATGCCGGCACCCCCGTCCCGGCAGCCCAGTTAACTCAATTGGTGGAAAATTTTGCCGATGCTGTAGGGAATGGTTATGGCATTCTGAGCGGTTCCTGCCAACCACATATACCTGTCTCTCTTTATGCTGATTTGGTCAATAAAATCCAACAGCAAGGTGGGTGTGCTGTCGTTGACAGTCACGGAGAAACACTACGTTTGGCCATTGAAGCGAAACCGTTTTTGATTAAACCCAATCTGTATGAACTGGAAACCCTGCTGCAAATAAAACTCAACACTATAGAAGCTATAGCCGAATGCGCCAGACAACTGCAGTTATCCGGGGTCACTCACGTCTGTGTTTCATTAGGCGATCAAGGTGCCTTATTAGTCAGCCCGAAAAACAGTTTTTATGCGAAAGCGTTATCGGTACCAGTGAATACTACTGTGGGTGCAGGTGATTCTATGGTGGCGGGTCTGGTGGCCGGTTTTAGTTTTGATGAACAACCCGAAACAGCACTTCGTTATGGCATTGCCTGTGGGGCTGGAACCGTAATGCATGCCGGAACGGAATTATTTCAAGGCCATGAACTGGCCGATTTCCGACAACAGGTGATGATCCAAACTCTGGATATTTAA
- the recJ gene encoding single-stranded-DNA-specific exonuclease RecJ — protein sequence MKIQQRNMGDVSELPNDWSACIRRIMAARGIKNASDLTFDLTDLPKPSQMLGMEAAVSLLIQALQQQWRVMIVADFDSDGATSCAVMMRGLRMMGLQQTDFIVPNRFVHGYGLTTELLSEIAIDNQPDLLITVDNGIASLDGVALAKQRGMQVLITDHHLAAEQLPQADAIVNPNQPGDNFPSKMLAGVGVAFYVLLGLRQGLRDSNWFELQQLAEPRLVELLDLVALGTVADVVPLDRLNRTLVDLGLKRMRQGRACAGISALLQIAGKDISRLSAQDLGFAIAPRLNAAGRMEDMGLGIDTLLTDNVAMAQQAAQLLDQINLERRSVEQGMQLEALAMLEKLQLNEISQAAAYCLYEESWHQGVIGLLASRIKEKLHRPVIVFAPGEPGEIKGSARSITGVHIRDVLVNVAAKYPDLILRFGGHAMAAGLTLKQNDFSLFEQAFREAVEHTADPTVFERALYSDGELSTQELNMHLAEQLPVLAPWGQAFPEPQFHGHFVLQNYRHVGQQSDHLRLTVKLDDGREITAMAFRQTAPKWLKLGQMVGLHYRLDVNEFRQTKSLQLLVDNLLPS from the coding sequence ATGAAAATTCAACAGCGAAATATGGGTGATGTTAGTGAATTACCCAATGATTGGTCCGCATGTATTCGGAGAATAATGGCAGCCCGCGGTATCAAAAATGCCAGTGACTTAACCTTTGATTTGACTGATTTACCCAAACCCTCGCAAATGCTGGGCATGGAGGCCGCCGTTTCCTTATTGATTCAGGCATTGCAACAGCAATGGCGAGTGATGATTGTGGCGGATTTTGATAGTGATGGAGCGACCAGCTGTGCCGTGATGATGCGTGGTTTACGAATGATGGGGTTGCAACAGACTGATTTTATTGTGCCGAATCGCTTTGTCCACGGTTATGGTTTAACCACTGAGTTATTAAGCGAAATTGCCATAGATAATCAACCGGATTTATTGATTACCGTGGATAACGGCATTGCCAGTCTGGATGGCGTTGCACTCGCCAAACAACGTGGTATGCAAGTGTTGATCACTGATCATCATCTTGCGGCAGAACAATTGCCACAAGCCGACGCCATTGTTAATCCTAATCAACCAGGGGATAACTTTCCCAGCAAAATGTTGGCCGGTGTTGGGGTAGCGTTTTATGTGCTGCTTGGTTTACGGCAAGGTTTACGCGATAGTAACTGGTTTGAATTACAGCAACTGGCGGAACCACGGCTGGTGGAGTTGCTGGACCTGGTAGCACTGGGAACTGTCGCAGATGTCGTACCTTTAGACAGGCTAAATCGCACATTGGTGGATCTTGGATTGAAACGTATGCGGCAGGGACGCGCCTGTGCAGGTATCAGCGCTTTATTACAAATTGCCGGTAAGGACATCAGTCGATTATCTGCTCAGGATTTGGGTTTTGCCATAGCGCCGAGGTTAAATGCCGCCGGTCGTATGGAAGATATGGGGCTGGGCATTGATACCTTACTGACAGATAACGTTGCCATGGCTCAGCAAGCTGCTCAGTTGCTGGATCAGATTAATCTTGAGCGTCGCTCGGTTGAACAAGGTATGCAGCTGGAAGCTTTGGCGATGCTGGAAAAACTTCAGCTTAATGAAATCAGCCAAGCAGCTGCTTATTGCTTATATGAAGAAAGCTGGCATCAAGGGGTAATCGGGTTACTCGCCTCTCGAATTAAAGAAAAACTGCATCGGCCGGTCATTGTGTTTGCACCGGGCGAACCTGGTGAAATTAAAGGTTCGGCACGCTCCATAACAGGCGTTCATATTCGTGATGTCCTGGTTAATGTTGCTGCTAAATATCCTGATTTAATTTTGCGCTTTGGTGGACATGCGATGGCAGCAGGCTTAACATTAAAGCAGAACGATTTTTCATTGTTTGAGCAGGCATTCAGGGAAGCTGTAGAACATACAGCCGATCCCACTGTATTTGAACGCGCTTTGTATTCTGATGGTGAATTATCGACGCAGGAACTGAACATGCACCTGGCTGAGCAATTACCGGTTCTGGCGCCATGGGGTCAGGCTTTTCCGGAACCACAGTTTCATGGCCATTTTGTGTTGCAGAATTATCGTCATGTCGGTCAGCAATCGGACCATTTGCGTTTAACCGTAAAACTGGATGATGGGCGTGAAATCACGGCGATGGCATTCCGCCAGACTGCACCAAAATGGCTAAAGCTCGGTCAGATGGTTGGTTTGCATTATCGCTTGGATGTGAATGAGTTTCGACAAACCAAATCGCTACAGTTGCTGGTTGATAACCTTTTGCCCAGTTAA
- a CDS encoding Regulatory protein, RpfE type, whose protein sequence is MAEKPSVTIIWPGLATAMQEINQSLLPEELKKLLKKSHFTANDHTLEKALIQLFSAKPLTGADLPTSALRNPGQLSLCADPCYLHADRDRLLLFSINDLTMEEGTLLRECIQPLLNDFDAQLVPNDLNHWSIWLENMPDISLTALPSLIGKSVASALPGGQEQNAWLRLNNEIQMALFEHPVNQQRQSAGKLPVNSLWFWGKGDWQPSANAWDQVYGDSALLKLLSSACYVSFNSLSEWKPDQLGSGKQLLLLPELDLQNDWQQRLQLATTQQILPLKQKLRRYQIQQLRLIIPQHGQYQWRCWDVWKPWTL, encoded by the coding sequence GTGGCTGAAAAGCCATCAGTGACAATTATCTGGCCCGGTTTAGCAACTGCGATGCAGGAAATTAATCAGTCTTTATTACCTGAAGAACTGAAAAAATTACTAAAAAAATCACATTTCACTGCCAACGACCATACGTTAGAAAAAGCATTAATTCAGCTTTTTAGTGCCAAGCCCCTCACAGGTGCTGATTTACCCACTTCGGCATTACGAAATCCTGGCCAACTAAGCCTTTGCGCTGATCCGTGTTATCTGCATGCTGATCGAGATCGTCTTTTATTATTTTCAATCAATGACTTAACAATGGAAGAGGGCACTTTGCTTAGAGAATGTATTCAACCCCTATTAAATGATTTTGATGCTCAACTGGTACCAAATGATTTAAACCATTGGTCAATTTGGCTGGAAAACATGCCGGATATCTCACTGACGGCATTGCCATCGCTGATTGGTAAGTCGGTAGCTTCAGCCTTGCCTGGTGGGCAAGAACAAAATGCCTGGTTACGATTGAATAATGAAATTCAAATGGCGTTATTTGAACATCCAGTGAATCAACAAAGACAGTCAGCTGGCAAATTGCCTGTGAATAGTCTCTGGTTTTGGGGTAAGGGAGATTGGCAACCGTCTGCCAATGCATGGGATCAGGTTTATGGCGATTCGGCTTTATTAAAGTTACTGTCCTCTGCGTGCTATGTCAGCTTTAACTCTTTGTCTGAGTGGAAACCTGATCAGTTGGGGAGTGGAAAGCAATTACTGTTGTTACCGGAACTGGATTTGCAGAATGACTGGCAACAACGCTTGCAGCTCGCGACGACACAACAAATTTTGCCTTTAAAACAAAAATTACGTCGTTATCAAATACAACAGTTACGTTTAATCATTCCGCAACATGGCCAATATCAGTGGCGCTGCTGGGATGTATGGAAACCCTGGACGTTATGA
- the hda gene encoding DnaA regulatory inactivator Hda — protein sequence MTLRLTPQEIFTIDNFIFESDELASVVEAFCLEKKPDFLYLWGESGVGKTHLNLAIAERLQNHGHPVSYINLQEIRDTADADVLASLVQSDVVCLDDLQAICGDAEWEEALFHCFNRLREKEHKLLICADQNPAQLAIQLPDLRSRLATGLIYQLPSMTDALKQQALISHAQSRGLILPEEVAQYLLRNYSRDMPSLMLVLQRLDKASLQAQRRLTIPFVREVIQRG from the coding sequence TTGACGCTGCGGTTAACACCGCAGGAAATCTTTACGATAGACAATTTTATATTTGAAAGCGATGAGTTAGCCTCTGTTGTTGAGGCGTTCTGCCTGGAAAAAAAGCCTGATTTTCTCTATCTTTGGGGAGAGTCCGGAGTGGGCAAAACCCATTTAAATCTGGCAATTGCCGAACGCCTGCAGAATCATGGTCATCCGGTAAGTTATATCAATTTGCAGGAAATTCGTGATACAGCAGATGCTGATGTATTAGCTTCATTAGTTCAGAGCGATGTTGTCTGTCTGGATGATCTCCAGGCAATCTGTGGCGATGCTGAATGGGAAGAAGCATTGTTTCACTGTTTTAACCGTTTACGTGAGAAAGAACATAAATTACTGATTTGCGCCGATCAGAACCCGGCACAATTAGCCATTCAATTGCCTGATCTGCGATCGAGATTGGCAACGGGATTGATATATCAATTGCCTTCAATGACCGATGCATTGAAACAACAGGCGTTGATCAGTCATGCACAGAGTAGAGGATTGATTTTGCCTGAAGAAGTAGCCCAATATCTATTACGTAATTACAGCCGTGATATGCCATCACTAATGTTAGTCTTGCAACGTCTCGATAAAGCGTCATTACAGGCACAACGTCGTTTAACCATTCCGTTTGTCCGGGAAGTAATACAACGTGGCTGA
- a CDS encoding AI-2E family transporter → MSDTNKFLLLGILILSGWLMMELSSVLTPFFIAALLAYLGDPLVDRLENYRLSRTLSVCVVFAIFVLTGMILLLIFIPMLSAQLASLFEKLPAYLDQLQSSLEHLLQRVGLSTDMIDLNTVKTALQDYWSEAGKMAGDVFGYMTRSGLVILQWLTNLILIPVLTFYLLRDWDDLVARFRELLPRKHADKIIKISGECDDMLAGFLRGQLMVMLALSIMYCIGLTFIGLDLALLIGVIAGIVSFVPYLGLFIGILLAGLAAYLQFQEWLPILWVVLIFGFAQTIEGMFLTPRFVGERIGLHPVAVIFAVMAGGTLFGFVGVLLALPVAAVVMVLLRHAHHRYLNSHLYT, encoded by the coding sequence ATGAGTGATACCAATAAATTCCTGTTGCTAGGGATATTGATTTTATCTGGCTGGCTAATGATGGAGTTATCTTCTGTTTTAACGCCTTTTTTTATTGCGGCCTTGCTGGCTTATCTGGGAGATCCTCTGGTAGACAGGTTGGAAAACTATCGTTTGTCCCGCACGTTATCGGTGTGTGTGGTTTTCGCTATATTTGTGCTGACGGGAATGATTTTATTACTTATTTTTATTCCAATGCTTAGCGCTCAACTCGCATCTTTGTTTGAAAAACTGCCAGCTTACCTGGATCAATTGCAAAGCTCGTTGGAGCATTTGTTGCAAAGAGTTGGCTTATCAACCGATATGATCGATCTTAATACCGTTAAAACCGCGCTGCAGGATTACTGGTCAGAAGCTGGCAAAATGGCCGGTGATGTTTTTGGCTATATGACCCGTTCAGGCCTTGTCATATTGCAATGGTTAACCAATCTGATCCTTATCCCGGTACTGACGTTTTATCTGTTAAGAGACTGGGATGATCTGGTGGCCAGGTTTCGCGAATTACTGCCTCGTAAACATGCCGACAAAATCATTAAGATCAGCGGTGAATGTGACGATATGCTGGCAGGCTTTTTACGCGGGCAATTGATGGTGATGCTGGCCTTATCAATTATGTATTGTATCGGTCTAACTTTCATTGGACTCGATCTGGCTTTGTTAATAGGGGTGATTGCCGGTATTGTGAGCTTTGTACCCTACCTTGGTTTATTTATCGGTATTCTGCTTGCCGGCCTTGCCGCCTATTTACAGTTTCAGGAATGGTTACCCATTCTGTGGGTCGTTCTGATATTCGGTTTTGCACAGACGATTGAGGGGATGTTTCTGACCCCACGATTTGTGGGCGAACGGATTGGTCTGCATCCCGTGGCAGTTATTTTCGCAGTGATGGCAGGCGGAACGTTATTCGGGTTTGTCGGTGTATTGCTGGCGCTTCCAGTAGCCGCGGTGGTAATGGTCTTGTTACGCCATGCTCACCATCGTTACCTGAACAGTCATCTGTATACCTGA
- a CDS encoding CDP-alcohol phosphatidyltransferase family protein translates to MSPRDIPNLICVFRILLVGPIVWLMIEEKFSTALILVAIAGISDGVDGFLARHFRWQSRLGTILDPLADKFLLVATFTTLTYMQLLPLWLLLLVFGRDLLIVCGALIYHFKFGEYELSPLWSSKINTVFQIALVLLVILQQELLPQVATWSTTLIWLVVASVIISGSEYIVVWGTSAWRQMKKSS, encoded by the coding sequence TTGAGTCCACGGGATATTCCCAATCTCATTTGTGTATTTCGAATTCTATTAGTTGGACCTATAGTCTGGCTGATGATTGAAGAAAAATTTTCCACGGCATTGATTCTGGTGGCAATCGCCGGTATTTCAGATGGTGTGGATGGCTTTCTGGCCCGCCATTTTCGTTGGCAAAGCCGTCTGGGAACTATTCTGGACCCGCTAGCAGATAAATTTCTGCTGGTCGCAACATTTACCACATTGACCTATATGCAACTCTTGCCCTTGTGGCTATTATTGCTGGTGTTTGGTCGAGATTTGCTGATTGTTTGTGGTGCTTTGATTTATCATTTCAAATTCGGTGAATATGAACTGTCTCCGCTCTGGAGCAGTAAAATCAATACAGTTTTTCAGATTGCTTTAGTGTTGCTTGTAATTTTGCAGCAAGAATTGCTTCCGCAAGTAGCGACATGGAGTACAACCTTAATCTGGTTAGTGGTAGCAAGTGTCATCATAAGCGGTAGTGAATACATAGTGGTATGGGGGACAAGCGCGTGGCGTCAGATGAAAAAAAGCTCATGA
- a CDS encoding DUF2066 domain-containing protein, translated as MPRLFFSLIFVFAASIVSAAEVTDLYQAQSSVASQSEEDRQRLAPELLKQVVIKVVGDRRAVEQADISALVTDAERYIDQFYYQQIPSSDGDSAEQQLALTLEFNAEGINNALQRIGLPVWDKIRSETLFWVAIEYAGKQQLIGEGDEDSLLFYIEKAAKKRGIPLLLPLMDLEDQTQLTFNDVATGNNIAVKQASERYGSSVIVSARLRGNEESVEISWQALLGEEVERWSSQGNVKTAIQSGVDEFADRLGRRLNISFSASGNTEMEIHVTGIEDYNGYSRLMDYLGSLQVVSDIKVGSLGGEKLDLVLLIQAEPEKFRQLLAMGRVIVPDATDDSSSQYRLLP; from the coding sequence ATGCCTAGATTATTTTTCTCACTGATTTTCGTTTTCGCTGCGTCGATTGTCTCCGCCGCGGAAGTTACTGATTTATATCAAGCTCAATCATCTGTTGCATCGCAGAGTGAAGAAGATCGTCAGCGTCTTGCGCCGGAATTGCTCAAACAGGTTGTAATAAAAGTCGTTGGTGATCGTCGCGCGGTGGAGCAGGCAGACATTTCTGCTCTGGTAACTGATGCCGAACGTTATATCGATCAATTCTATTATCAGCAAATTCCAAGTTCTGACGGCGATTCTGCGGAACAACAATTGGCTTTAACGCTCGAATTTAATGCCGAGGGTATCAATAACGCCTTACAGCGAATCGGTTTACCAGTATGGGATAAAATCCGATCTGAGACACTGTTCTGGGTGGCTATAGAGTATGCAGGGAAACAGCAGTTGATAGGGGAAGGTGATGAAGACTCATTACTTTTCTATATTGAAAAGGCGGCGAAAAAACGTGGTATTCCATTATTGTTGCCATTGATGGATCTTGAGGACCAGACTCAGCTGACTTTTAACGATGTTGCCACGGGGAATAATATAGCCGTAAAACAGGCATCCGAGCGATATGGTTCTTCTGTCATTGTGTCAGCTCGTTTACGAGGTAATGAAGAATCAGTCGAAATAAGCTGGCAGGCTTTGCTCGGGGAAGAGGTTGAGCGCTGGTCAAGTCAGGGTAATGTTAAAACAGCCATTCAAAGCGGGGTGGATGAGTTTGCTGATCGGCTGGGTAGAAGGCTGAATATCTCATTCAGTGCCTCAGGTAATACTGAAATGGAAATTCATGTCACTGGTATTGAAGACTACAATGGTTACAGTCGACTAATGGATTATCTGGGGAGCTTACAGGTTGTTTCGGATATTAAGGTCGGCAGCTTAGGCGGAGAGAAGCTGGATTTGGTTTTACTTATTCAGGCTGAGCCGGAAAAATTTCGACAATTACTGGCGATGGGACGGGTAATTGTGCCCGATGCCACGGATGATAGCAGCTCTCAATACAGGTTATTGCCTTGA